The Rhodocytophaga rosea genome has a segment encoding these proteins:
- a CDS encoding arylsulfatase → MYKPKILIIALLLVSTVFIQSVPQREGIRKAKPAKPNFVVILVDDLGFSDIGCYGSEINTPNLDKLAQGGLRLTQFYNTSRCCPSRAALLTGLYPHQAGVGSMNLNLGSPAYQGYLSKNSITIAEGLKTQGYFTALSGKWHIGNEPDQWPSARGFDRTFSLIGGTSNYFYPHPFKLREHDYFILNGQKLDNYLTEAKPDGYYLTNEFTDYALKFLDEAKAEKKPFYLHVTYTAPHFPLQALPEDIEKYRGKYKKGWDVIRSERYQKLLKLGIIKPEWKLSPRDSLVPAWNQLRASEQNAWDLKMAVFAAMVDRVDQNVGRILDKLKEIGADQNTLVLFMSDNGASHEYAFPLWKQTPEVTKQVKNLPADHPQSFVTYEYNWANASNTPFQSFKHWEHEGGISSPFIAYLPGVIKGGSINNQPAHLIDVQATIFDLAGAKYPKTVKGNVITPAEGISLRNVLEGKPWAGHEVLYWEHQGNRAVRQGKWKIVSSYPENRWRLFDIEADRTELNDVSQTNPEKLNELIGLYTAWTQKAGVQDWAVVSQRNN, encoded by the coding sequence ATGTATAAACCTAAAATCTTGATTATTGCCTTATTGCTGGTGAGTACCGTTTTTATCCAGTCGGTGCCGCAGAGAGAAGGTATTAGAAAAGCAAAACCTGCCAAACCTAATTTTGTAGTCATTTTGGTAGACGACCTGGGGTTTTCGGATATTGGCTGCTATGGTTCTGAAATTAATACACCCAATTTAGATAAGCTGGCACAAGGCGGTTTGCGGCTGACGCAGTTCTATAATACTTCCCGCTGCTGCCCCAGCCGGGCGGCGCTGCTCACCGGCTTGTATCCGCATCAGGCAGGAGTAGGGAGTATGAATTTGAATCTGGGATCACCGGCTTACCAAGGGTATTTGAGTAAAAACAGCATTACCATTGCCGAAGGACTGAAAACACAAGGTTATTTTACAGCTTTGTCGGGAAAGTGGCATATTGGTAATGAGCCAGATCAGTGGCCTTCTGCCAGAGGCTTCGACCGTACTTTCAGCCTGATCGGAGGAACCAGCAATTATTTTTATCCGCATCCTTTCAAATTGCGCGAACATGATTATTTCATTCTGAATGGGCAAAAACTGGATAACTACTTAACGGAAGCAAAACCAGACGGCTATTACCTCACCAATGAATTCACCGATTATGCCCTGAAATTCCTGGATGAAGCCAAAGCAGAAAAGAAACCATTTTACCTGCATGTTACCTATACAGCGCCTCATTTTCCTTTGCAGGCATTGCCGGAAGATATAGAAAAGTACCGGGGCAAATACAAAAAAGGCTGGGATGTAATCCGTTCGGAACGGTATCAGAAACTGCTGAAACTGGGCATCATCAAACCGGAATGGAAGCTTTCGCCCAGAGATTCGCTGGTGCCAGCCTGGAACCAGTTACGGGCTTCGGAACAAAATGCCTGGGATTTGAAGATGGCGGTTTTTGCTGCCATGGTTGATAGGGTAGATCAGAACGTGGGCCGCATTCTGGATAAACTCAAAGAAATTGGTGCGGATCAGAATACACTGGTGTTGTTTATGTCGGATAATGGGGCAAGTCACGAATATGCCTTTCCACTCTGGAAACAAACGCCTGAAGTAACCAAACAGGTGAAAAACTTGCCAGCCGACCATCCGCAGTCTTTTGTGACCTATGAATACAACTGGGCCAATGCCAGTAATACACCTTTTCAGTCTTTTAAACACTGGGAACATGAAGGCGGCATCAGCAGTCCATTTATCGCCTATTTGCCAGGTGTGATCAAAGGGGGCTCTATCAATAATCAGCCTGCCCATTTGATAGATGTACAAGCAACCATTTTTGACCTGGCTGGTGCGAAATATCCTAAAACTGTAAAAGGAAATGTTATCACTCCTGCCGAAGGAATTTCCCTGCGGAATGTGCTGGAAGGCAAGCCCTGGGCCGGACATGAAGTATTGTATTGGGAACACCAGGGAAACCGGGCAGTACGGCAAGGCAAATGGAAAATTGTGTCCAGTTATCCTGAAAACCGCTGGCGCTTATTCGACATTGAAGCTGACCGCACCGAACTCAACGATGTAAGCCAGACAAATCCTGAAAAACTGAACGAACTGATTGGTCTTTATACTGCCTGGACACAAAAAGCAGGCGTACAGGATTGGGCTGTAGTCAGTCAGCGTAACAATTAA
- a CDS encoding sulfatase: MKFHKKRKDALFAALSLAVTLAVFLITAFTYKDKTPGKKSLPASIQAATKPNIVVILADDLGYTDLASYGNKIVQTPNIDALGKEGIRFTQAYSSAPICSPSRAGLLTGRYQQRFGFEFLVPQNTGQKPSPEQMQKLLAFQAKVGSSREPGIDEEAFNKIGKGLPESEISLAKLLKQNGYKTAIIGKWHVGETEGFYPQQRGFDYHYGFYSGLTLYSPESDPSVVDKHLPWALSESAAWHRNGSNRLVRNNQDVDEKQYLTDKFADEAIAYIEQNKTNPFFLYLPFNAPHDPFQAKQSDFDKYPNVSDSTKRVYYGMITGLDNAVGRIHQKLKDLGLDKNTIIVFTSDNGGATYTRGTDNAPLRGGKLSHFEGGYSVPYFIKYPGKITAGKEYTLPVSNLDIFPTVAAAAGVKLPTDREYDGVNLLPFLNNQKQGAPHETLYWRSGYSKAIRKGDYKLYINERNGKQLLFNLAKDRSETKDLCAEHPEKVKELLADLKTWESKLQTPTWPHRTNSTIEVNGEKYFFPI, translated from the coding sequence ATGAAATTTCATAAAAAACGAAAGGATGCCCTATTTGCCGCACTAAGTCTGGCGGTAACCCTTGCTGTTTTCCTGATTACTGCTTTTACATACAAGGATAAAACTCCTGGTAAGAAAAGCCTTCCTGCCAGTATACAGGCAGCAACCAAACCTAATATTGTAGTAATCCTGGCCGATGACCTGGGTTATACCGACCTGGCTTCCTATGGGAATAAAATTGTTCAAACGCCCAATATTGATGCACTTGGTAAAGAAGGAATCCGCTTTACACAGGCCTATTCTTCTGCACCTATTTGCAGCCCATCCAGAGCCGGTTTATTGACAGGCCGGTACCAGCAGCGCTTTGGTTTTGAGTTTCTGGTACCGCAAAATACAGGTCAAAAACCTTCTCCGGAACAAATGCAGAAATTACTGGCTTTTCAAGCAAAGGTCGGCTCATCACGAGAGCCGGGAATTGATGAAGAAGCTTTCAATAAAATTGGGAAAGGCTTACCAGAATCTGAAATTTCTCTGGCCAAACTATTGAAACAAAACGGGTATAAAACAGCTATTATTGGCAAATGGCATGTGGGCGAAACAGAAGGTTTTTATCCGCAGCAACGTGGTTTTGATTATCATTATGGCTTTTACAGCGGCTTAACCTTATACTCTCCAGAATCCGATCCTTCGGTAGTGGATAAACATTTACCCTGGGCATTGAGTGAATCGGCTGCCTGGCACCGGAATGGCTCCAACCGGCTGGTGCGAAACAACCAGGATGTAGATGAAAAACAATACCTGACAGACAAATTTGCTGATGAAGCCATTGCTTATATTGAGCAGAATAAAACCAATCCGTTCTTTTTGTATCTGCCCTTTAATGCACCTCACGATCCTTTCCAGGCCAAACAAAGCGACTTTGACAAATATCCGAATGTGAGTGATTCTACCAAACGGGTATATTATGGCATGATCACAGGTCTGGATAATGCCGTTGGCCGGATTCACCAGAAACTGAAAGATTTAGGGCTTGACAAGAATACCATCATTGTTTTCACCAGCGATAATGGCGGTGCTACGTATACCAGAGGCACTGATAATGCACCCTTGAGAGGAGGAAAACTTTCCCATTTTGAAGGAGGCTATTCGGTACCCTATTTTATCAAGTATCCCGGTAAAATCACGGCTGGTAAAGAGTATACGTTGCCGGTAAGTAACCTGGATATTTTCCCTACCGTTGCGGCTGCCGCTGGAGTAAAACTGCCCACAGACCGGGAATATGATGGCGTAAATTTATTGCCCTTCCTCAACAACCAGAAACAAGGAGCTCCGCATGAAACGTTGTACTGGCGCAGTGGCTATTCAAAAGCCATCCGCAAAGGAGATTACAAGCTGTATATCAATGAACGTAACGGCAAACAACTGCTTTTCAACCTGGCCAAAGATCGCTCCGAAACCAAAGATTTGTGTGCCGAACATCCGGAAAAAGTAAAAGAATTGCTGGCTGATTTAAAAACCTGGGAAAGTAAACTGCAAACGCCCACCTGGCCTCACCGGACAAATTCTACAATAGAAGTAAACGGTGAAAAATACTTCTTCCCGATATAG